A genomic window from Gymnodinialimonas ceratoperidinii includes:
- a CDS encoding hydantoinase/carbamoylase family amidase, with the protein MTHIPLNPARFLSDLHSLRQFGKDGHGVRRRAFTPEDLAARDWLAERITAAGLEPHFDPAGNLFGLAPGTSLLLGSHSDTQPEGGWLDGALGVIAALEVARASVEGGGPPISIVSFQDEEGRFGALTGSSIWSGKLDLDQADSLTDADGLSFAKARETLGARAGAFVDPARFSGFLELHIEQGPTLDQSGEAIGVVTGIVGSRQLQVTVEGQQNHAGTTPMALRRDAFTMVTRFATALEQAFANVVTPQTVWTIGQLQLHPNAPSIVPGRAVFTLQWRDVESDRLERMDQFINDVLNTVAAESGCNVTVERLRQMLEPVPMDHRMQDALSEAAEKIAPDRWRSMPSGALHDASNVAGLMPVGMLFVPSINGVSHTFDEDTAEDDLVLGLRVLADGAERASRALSR; encoded by the coding sequence ATGACCCATATCCCCTTGAACCCCGCCCGCTTTCTCTCGGATCTGCACAGCCTCCGCCAGTTCGGCAAGGACGGACATGGTGTCAGGCGCCGTGCCTTCACACCCGAAGATCTCGCGGCCCGTGACTGGCTGGCCGAGCGGATAACGGCGGCGGGGCTTGAGCCTCATTTCGATCCCGCCGGGAACCTGTTTGGCTTGGCACCCGGCACGTCGCTGCTGCTCGGGTCGCACTCCGATACGCAGCCCGAGGGCGGCTGGCTCGACGGAGCCTTAGGCGTGATCGCCGCGCTCGAGGTGGCGCGGGCGTCCGTGGAAGGCGGCGGGCCGCCAATCTCCATCGTCAGCTTCCAGGACGAGGAAGGCCGCTTCGGCGCGCTGACCGGCAGTTCGATCTGGTCCGGCAAGCTTGATCTGGACCAAGCGGACAGTCTGACCGATGCCGACGGCCTATCCTTCGCCAAGGCGCGCGAAACGCTCGGGGCCCGGGCGGGTGCCTTCGTCGATCCCGCGCGGTTCAGCGGGTTTCTGGAGTTGCATATCGAACAGGGTCCGACGCTGGACCAGTCCGGAGAGGCAATCGGCGTCGTCACCGGGATCGTCGGCTCGCGGCAGCTTCAGGTCACGGTCGAAGGGCAGCAGAACCACGCCGGCACGACCCCGATGGCCCTGCGCCGCGACGCGTTTACCATGGTCACCCGTTTCGCCACCGCGCTCGAGCAGGCTTTCGCCAATGTGGTCACGCCGCAAACCGTCTGGACCATCGGACAGTTGCAACTGCACCCCAACGCGCCCTCCATCGTGCCCGGTCGTGCGGTCTTCACCCTGCAATGGCGCGACGTTGAGAGCGACAGGCTTGAGCGAATGGACCAGTTCATCAACGACGTTCTCAACACGGTTGCGGCGGAGTCCGGGTGCAACGTCACAGTGGAGCGTTTGCGCCAGATGCTCGAGCCTGTGCCGATGGATCACCGGATGCAGGACGCCCTGTCCGAGGCGGCGGAAAAGATCGCGCCGGATCGCTGGCGCTCGATGCCCTCTGGCGCGCTGCACGACGCGTCGAATGTCGCCGGCCTGATGCCCGTCGGCATGCTGTTCGTACCGTCCATCAACGGCGTCTCCCATACCTTCGATGAGGACACCGCCGAAGACGATCTCGTGCTCGGCCTCAGGGTGCTTGCCGATGGAGCGGAGCGCGCCTCCCGCGCCCTGAGCCGTTAA
- the proB gene encoding glutamate 5-kinase: MSEKKKIVVKIGSSLLANSENLTLRYAFMNGLLSDLAQLQREGHDIILTSSGSVALGLNMVGKRPKEAGILDKQAAAACGQPLLMNAYRQVASEYDLDVAQMLVTVEDMEESRRFLNIKNTMLRLFENDIMPIINENDSVATRDLRVGDNDRLSAKVAQMVEADELIILTSVEGLYDRDPSEEGAKFIHEIADVSEHLESTTGISALGSGGMLTKMHAANMAQNAGVETIIAEGIIERPVSSVLNKERRFTRCLVEGETASPLKVWLSNRLQVSGTLVVRNDVSAGIVERKQGVSRMDIISIQGDFTKGDVLHIYNEDGDEVARGLTNFSSEETMLMARHLDMPVEDVIGYRTKSDVVGAENILVLEENHLQLDAPEHDQKVVIPA; encoded by the coding sequence ATGTCTGAGAAGAAAAAAATCGTGGTCAAAATCGGCTCCAGCCTGCTGGCGAACAGCGAAAATCTGACCCTTCGTTACGCCTTCATGAACGGTCTGCTGAGCGATCTCGCGCAGCTTCAAAGAGAGGGCCACGACATCATTCTGACCTCGTCGGGATCGGTTGCGCTGGGCTTGAACATGGTCGGAAAACGGCCCAAGGAGGCCGGTATCCTCGACAAGCAGGCGGCGGCTGCATGTGGGCAACCCTTGCTGATGAACGCCTATCGTCAGGTCGCCTCGGAGTATGATCTGGACGTCGCGCAGATGCTCGTGACGGTCGAGGATATGGAGGAGAGCCGGCGGTTTTTGAACATCAAGAACACCATGTTGCGGTTGTTCGAAAACGACATCATGCCGATCATCAACGAGAACGATTCCGTCGCAACGCGGGACCTGCGCGTGGGGGATAACGACCGTCTCTCGGCCAAGGTTGCGCAGATGGTGGAGGCTGACGAGTTGATCATCCTCACCAGCGTCGAAGGGCTCTACGACCGCGACCCGTCCGAGGAGGGCGCAAAGTTCATCCACGAGATCGCGGACGTGAGCGAGCATCTCGAATCCACCACAGGCATCAGTGCGCTTGGCAGCGGCGGTATGCTGACGAAGATGCACGCCGCGAACATGGCGCAGAACGCTGGCGTGGAGACGATCATCGCCGAAGGCATCATCGAACGCCCCGTATCCTCGGTGCTGAATAAAGAGCGGCGCTTTACCCGTTGCCTGGTGGAGGGCGAGACGGCCTCACCGCTGAAGGTCTGGCTGAGCAACCGCCTTCAGGTCTCGGGCACACTTGTGGTTCGCAACGATGTCTCCGCCGGTATTGTGGAGCGCAAGCAAGGCGTTAGCCGGATGGATATCATCTCGATCCAAGGCGACTTCACCAAGGGTGACGTGCTGCACATCTATAATGAGGATGGTGACGAAGTGGCCCGCGGCCTGACGAATTTCTCTTCCGAAGAGACGATGCTGATGGCGCGTCATCTGGATATGCCGGTCGAGGACGTGATCGGCTACCGGACGAAAAGCGATGTGGTGGGTGCCGAGAATATCCTCGTGCTGGAAGAAAACCACCTGCAACTGGACGCGCCGGAGCATGACCAGAAGGTCGTCATTCCGGCTTGA
- a CDS encoding pyrroline-5-carboxylate reductase family protein, whose product MKILLIGCGKMGGAMLRQWVKHEGKTFTVADPAPQDLPEGVAHVTKATSLPEAEFDAIIIAIKPQMIADLLPDYLPAMKPGGCYVSIAAGCSIATLRDIVGDAAIVRVMPNLAAMVGMGVSGLYANEACTERQVEEITEAIAQTGRCVRLSDEDEIDRLTAVSGSGPGYVFEIMRSYVEAAKRLGFDDETAGALVFDTITGTVETARQSDASLEDLRNSVTSKNGTTQAGLDALRRDGLLDQLLDDTTQAAYRRAVELR is encoded by the coding sequence ATGAAGATACTTTTGATCGGATGCGGCAAGATGGGCGGCGCCATGTTGCGCCAGTGGGTCAAGCATGAAGGCAAAACCTTCACCGTCGCCGATCCGGCCCCCCAGGACCTGCCCGAGGGTGTCGCTCATGTCACAAAAGCGACATCGCTGCCCGAGGCCGAATTCGACGCCATCATCATCGCGATCAAGCCGCAGATGATTGCCGATCTCCTGCCCGATTACCTCCCCGCGATGAAGCCGGGAGGCTGCTACGTCTCCATCGCGGCCGGATGCAGCATCGCGACGCTGCGCGATATCGTCGGCGACGCGGCAATCGTGCGGGTGATGCCGAACCTCGCCGCGATGGTCGGCATGGGCGTCTCGGGTCTCTACGCCAATGAGGCCTGCACCGAGCGGCAGGTCGAGGAGATCACCGAGGCCATCGCGCAAACCGGCCGCTGCGTGCGCCTCTCCGACGAGGATGAGATCGACCGCCTCACCGCGGTGAGCGGAAGTGGCCCGGGCTACGTGTTCGAGATCATGCGCAGCTACGTCGAGGCCGCCAAGCGTCTGGGGTTCGACGACGAAACCGCCGGTGCGCTGGTCTTCGACACGATCACCGGCACTGTCGAAACGGCGCGCCAATCCGATGCCTCGCTCGAGGATCTGCGCAATTCCGTGACCAGCAAGAACGGCACCACGCAAGCGGGGCTCGATGCGCTGCGCCGCGACGGGTTGCTGGACCAGCTTTTGGACGACACGACGCAGGCCGCCTACCGCCGCGCCGTCGAACTGAGATAA
- a CDS encoding glutamate-5-semialdehyde dehydrogenase has translation MNEMSHLTADQDIAKAVQTLGQQAKTAAQDLALSSTEQRNRALTEAAAALRQQADAILRANATDLESVTGKDAAFVDRLTLTQDRVAAMADAVEAIAGQTDPLARTLARFERPNGLVIDRVSVPIGVIAMIYESRPNVGSDAGALCIKSGNAVILRGGSESLHSSRVIVDCLKQGLRAAGLSEDAVQLVDSRDREAVKLLLHSTETVDLVIPRGGRGLVSLVQKEARVPTLLHLDGNNHTYIHESADTEMAVGIVQNAKMRRTGICGATECVVIDRAVAPTVLPRLAAALGDCELRGEPEAQAILPSISAASEDDWDTEYLSNIMSIKIVADLREAITFVQTHSSGHTDAIVSDDAEAAKSFMTAIDSAVVMHNASTQFSDGGEFGMGAEIGIATGKMHARGPVGAMELTSFKYMVYGDGQQRP, from the coding sequence ATGAACGAGATGAGCCACCTGACCGCTGATCAGGACATCGCCAAGGCGGTGCAGACCCTCGGCCAGCAGGCAAAGACCGCCGCGCAGGACCTCGCGCTGAGCAGTACCGAGCAGCGCAACCGCGCCCTGACCGAGGCGGCAGCCGCCCTGCGGCAGCAGGCGGACGCGATCCTGCGGGCCAACGCCACCGACCTCGAAAGCGTCACCGGCAAGGACGCGGCCTTCGTCGACCGCCTCACCCTGACGCAGGACCGCGTTGCCGCCATGGCCGACGCTGTCGAGGCCATCGCTGGCCAGACCGACCCGCTCGCACGCACCCTCGCCCGGTTCGAGCGCCCCAACGGCTTGGTCATCGACCGTGTCAGCGTGCCCATCGGGGTCATCGCGATGATCTACGAATCCCGGCCCAACGTGGGCTCTGACGCAGGCGCGCTCTGCATCAAATCGGGCAATGCCGTGATCCTGCGTGGCGGCTCCGAGAGCCTGCATTCCTCCCGCGTCATCGTGGATTGCCTGAAGCAGGGCCTCAGAGCCGCCGGCCTGTCCGAGGACGCCGTGCAACTGGTCGACAGCCGCGACCGCGAGGCGGTGAAACTTCTCCTCCACAGCACGGAGACCGTCGATCTGGTGATCCCGCGTGGCGGCCGAGGGTTGGTGTCGCTCGTGCAGAAAGAAGCCCGCGTGCCGACCTTGCTGCACCTCGACGGCAACAATCACACCTACATCCATGAAAGCGCCGATACCGAGATGGCCGTGGGCATCGTGCAGAACGCCAAGATGCGACGCACCGGCATCTGCGGCGCGACCGAATGCGTCGTGATCGACCGCGCTGTCGCACCCACGGTCCTGCCCCGTCTGGCTGCAGCGCTCGGAGACTGCGAACTCCGCGGCGAGCCCGAAGCGCAGGCCATCCTGCCGTCGATCTCCGCGGCGAGCGAGGATGATTGGGACACGGAATATTTGAGCAACATCATGTCGATCAAGATCGTCGCCGACCTGCGAGAGGCGATCACCTTCGTCCAGACACATTCCTCCGGTCACACCGACGCCATCGTCTCGGACGACGCGGAGGCGGCGAAAAGCTTCATGACAGCGATCGATTCCGCGGTCGTGATGCACAACGCCTCCACCCAATTCTCCGACGGCGGAGAGTTCGGGATGGGTGCTGAAATCGGCATCGCCACCGGCAAGATGCACGCGCGCGGCCCCGTCGGCGCCATGGAACTGACCAGCTTCAAGTACATGGTCTACGGCGACGGACAGCAACGACCCTGA
- a CDS encoding phosphatase PAP2 family protein produces the protein MAMLGGADGGADGGADGGADGGADGGADGIGGELFLRRHADGSRSPLLSRALIASHDALANQWVGQAELAPAEYPGDNTYLENLRLPSQELLLNCQLSGAVDVTGQVNPAVPVFEATLSVQGSDVSTISRPVEPAYFETQLQWLRAYADLRSDRMAEIYAQVSDVMAFFGALQYLDVGRRKYTLMMLRAVRALAIKVEAQMKFYCRQKRPIDYTTRLQPMIQTPDHSAFPSGHATEAFAIATVLYRLIHHDPNDPALGDPTAGINTAAMPFLLAHRIATNRTVAGVHFPADSHAGAFLGCQIGEIFFRIAQGGDVGIRDWTPPPKEDDFLLSTFNLGAAANTVTVVADPIVRSLYQRALAEKG, from the coding sequence ATGGCCATGCTAGGAGGAGCGGACGGTGGTGCCGACGGCGGCGCGGACGGCGGTGCGGATGGGGGAGCAGACGGCGGTGCAGACGGCATCGGCGGCGAACTCTTCCTGAGACGGCACGCCGACGGGTCACGGTCACCGCTACTGAGTAGAGCGCTGATCGCATCCCATGATGCCTTGGCAAATCAGTGGGTTGGACAGGCGGAACTGGCGCCTGCCGAATACCCTGGCGACAATACCTATCTGGAGAATTTGCGGCTTCCTAGTCAGGAGCTCTTGCTGAACTGCCAACTCAGCGGAGCGGTCGACGTGACCGGACAGGTCAACCCGGCTGTGCCGGTCTTCGAGGCCACCCTCTCCGTACAGGGCAGCGACGTTTCGACGATCTCGCGCCCCGTGGAGCCCGCCTATTTCGAGACCCAACTGCAATGGTTGCGGGCATATGCCGACCTGAGGTCCGACAGGATGGCCGAGATCTACGCGCAAGTATCTGACGTGATGGCCTTTTTCGGCGCGCTCCAGTACCTTGACGTTGGTCGGCGGAAATACACGCTGATGATGTTACGAGCGGTCCGGGCGCTGGCCATCAAGGTCGAGGCGCAGATGAAGTTCTACTGCCGACAGAAACGCCCCATCGACTACACGACGCGTCTGCAGCCGATGATCCAGACCCCGGACCATTCCGCCTTCCCCTCTGGCCACGCGACCGAGGCTTTCGCGATTGCGACGGTGCTCTACAGGCTCATACATCACGACCCGAACGACCCGGCTTTGGGTGATCCGACGGCCGGCATCAACACCGCCGCGATGCCCTTCTTGCTGGCGCATCGGATCGCAACGAACCGCACCGTCGCAGGCGTCCATTTTCCCGCCGATTCCCACGCAGGCGCCTTTTTGGGCTGCCAGATCGGCGAGATTTTCTTCCGGATCGCACAAGGAGGCGATGTCGGCATCAGGGACTGGACGCCACCGCCGAAAGAGGACGACTTCCTTCTCTCGACCTTCAATCTGGGTGCCGCCGCCAACACTGTCACCGTCGTCGCAGACCCGATCGTGCGCTCCCTCTACCAGCGTGCGCTCGCCGAGAAGGGGTAG
- a CDS encoding S8 family serine peptidase — MPDWGPFSPAPLGVGPYSDHWAEQEGTYARNQSAYRSADSFIGQPSPYLLRDATFAGMTAPDVDLRNRLGRSLYELDDHVPVPTHAVNENWDASEDWLASAVDLANIPELDRDTVIVGIVDTGIPLCHTRFRTASGNTRILASWQQTTTWSGQDDLPFGRELYGSEIDALVNAHTRAGYLDEEAFNRAAGLVEPHLPFGARDLDRHASHGAHVMDLACGFAPDTTEIDPEKLRIIAVNLPPQFLHGPAGDFLQYYAAFGFRRIVGLADALWQRDHPTDPKGAYPISFNFSYGMQAGPKDGSMPLERLIRDMVAERAAPVVINGVPRLKPPLRIHMPAGNSNLYQCAAKLQLSGAGASELTWRIQPDDQTSNQLEIWTPPFAKNDLPDAADFSLALAVPNDGLVPAPQPQVGECAPFGNYARLCCFKHNVDDAGDMQRLVFLIQVAQTFRPDAAGAALAPAGQWKLAIAGPDQLDLSVYIQSDQSFIMQSPIGRRSYFDDPGYRKYRENGELADSAVYCTALGEPGSGPVSRIGTNNALGASPSIALIGGFRESDGQPALYSSTGTAALPDSDVDLLYPSEDRAATYGLRASGSRIGSTASFRGTSMATALATRDVALEMLNTQDFNLPNLFAADFLRARAEVFETNRPANFCPVDGRKGGTGRTRSSRRLRR, encoded by the coding sequence ATGCCAGACTGGGGACCATTTTCACCCGCGCCTCTGGGCGTCGGCCCATATTCCGACCATTGGGCCGAGCAGGAAGGCACATACGCGCGCAATCAATCGGCGTATCGGTCTGCCGACAGCTTCATCGGCCAGCCCTCACCATACCTGCTGCGCGACGCGACCTTCGCAGGCATGACCGCCCCCGACGTTGATCTGCGCAACCGTTTAGGGCGGAGCCTCTACGAACTGGACGACCACGTCCCGGTGCCGACCCATGCGGTCAACGAAAACTGGGATGCGTCCGAGGATTGGCTGGCCTCAGCGGTCGATCTTGCAAACATCCCGGAACTGGACCGCGACACGGTCATCGTCGGGATTGTCGATACCGGAATACCGCTCTGCCACACCCGGTTTCGCACAGCATCGGGCAACACCCGCATCCTCGCCTCCTGGCAGCAGACGACGACATGGTCCGGGCAAGACGACCTTCCCTTTGGGCGCGAGCTCTACGGCTCTGAAATCGACGCCCTGGTGAATGCCCATACCCGTGCCGGATACCTCGACGAAGAAGCCTTCAATCGCGCCGCGGGTCTGGTCGAGCCCCACCTCCCCTTCGGCGCGCGCGATCTGGATCGACACGCCTCCCACGGCGCGCATGTCATGGACCTAGCCTGCGGCTTCGCCCCAGACACCACCGAGATCGATCCCGAGAAACTGCGCATAATTGCCGTCAATCTCCCTCCACAGTTCCTCCATGGACCTGCGGGCGATTTCCTGCAGTACTACGCGGCCTTCGGTTTCCGACGCATCGTAGGCTTGGCCGATGCCCTCTGGCAGAGAGATCATCCCACCGACCCGAAGGGGGCCTACCCGATCTCCTTCAACTTCTCCTACGGCATGCAGGCCGGACCGAAAGATGGCTCGATGCCCTTGGAACGCCTGATCCGCGATATGGTGGCCGAGCGCGCCGCACCTGTCGTGATCAACGGGGTCCCGAGGCTGAAGCCGCCGTTGCGGATCCACATGCCTGCGGGAAATTCCAACCTCTATCAATGTGCGGCCAAGCTGCAGCTCTCGGGCGCGGGCGCCTCGGAGCTGACCTGGCGCATTCAGCCAGACGATCAGACGTCGAACCAGCTAGAGATCTGGACGCCTCCCTTCGCAAAGAACGATCTGCCTGACGCTGCCGACTTTTCCCTTGCCCTCGCTGTGCCGAATGACGGCCTCGTGCCCGCGCCGCAGCCTCAAGTCGGGGAATGCGCGCCGTTCGGGAACTACGCGAGACTGTGCTGCTTCAAGCACAACGTCGATGACGCAGGGGACATGCAAAGGCTGGTCTTCCTGATCCAGGTCGCACAGACCTTCCGCCCCGATGCGGCCGGGGCGGCACTTGCCCCGGCCGGCCAATGGAAGCTGGCGATAGCCGGGCCGGATCAACTCGACCTTTCAGTTTATATTCAATCGGACCAATCTTTTATCATGCAAAGTCCCATCGGGCGTCGCTCCTATTTCGACGATCCGGGCTACCGAAAATACCGCGAGAATGGAGAGCTTGCCGACAGTGCCGTCTATTGCACCGCCCTGGGCGAGCCCGGCTCGGGCCCCGTGTCCCGAATTGGCACGAACAACGCGCTTGGCGCGTCGCCTTCGATCGCCCTGATCGGCGGGTTCCGCGAAAGCGACGGGCAACCGGCACTCTATTCTTCGACTGGCACAGCAGCGCTTCCCGACAGCGACGTGGACCTCCTCTACCCGTCAGAGGACCGGGCAGCGACCTACGGCTTGCGGGCGTCAGGCTCCCGGATTGGCTCCACCGCCTCCTTCCGCGGCACAAGCATGGCCACAGCCCTCGCAACCCGCGACGTCGCCCTCGAGATGCTGAACACGCAGGATTTCAACCTCCCCAACCTCTTCGCCGCGGACTTCCTGAGAGCCCGCGCCGAGGTATTCGAGACGAACCGGCCGGCAAACTTCTGCCCTGTTGATGGCAGGAAGGGAGGCACAGGAAGAACCCGATCAAGCAGGCGGTTGCGGCGGTGA
- a CDS encoding class II aldolase/adducin family protein: MKSRWNDGDAEAWINGASSEADRDLRLRVYTSRLIGQDPELVLHGGGNTSVKTVRDWGGAGSRPVLHVKGSGWDLDSIEEPGLPALDLEALVGARQKPPMDDPEMVSFLRENLMDPSSPNPSVETLLHAFLPGKFVDHSHATSILVLANQPNASAIGAEVFGDRLALVPYVMPGYDLSIEAAKIYHDNPDCEGLWLDNHGLFTFGETARESYERMITFVTMAEDYLATHGASLAPALTSEGSDPAADAFASVLTSAVSELFPEMGGVCLDFRTDANIRRYLELRDLEEVSARGTITPDHVIRVKPRPVVFEKDQGQSAVVNALTASASWYRDYFTRNAGRASEPKTMLDPAPRVALVRGLGLFGLGKTAKEASIAADLAVQGARVIEAAEAYGTYRPIAEPDLFDMEYWSLEQAKLKNG, encoded by the coding sequence ATGAAAAGTCGCTGGAACGACGGGGACGCCGAGGCGTGGATCAATGGCGCTTCATCCGAGGCTGATCGGGATCTTCGGCTGCGGGTCTATACTTCGCGCCTGATTGGACAGGATCCCGAACTGGTGCTGCATGGGGGTGGCAATACCTCGGTCAAGACCGTCCGGGACTGGGGCGGAGCGGGTTCACGCCCCGTGCTGCACGTCAAGGGCAGCGGCTGGGACCTCGATAGTATTGAAGAGCCGGGCCTCCCGGCGCTAGATCTCGAAGCGCTTGTCGGCGCCCGGCAAAAACCGCCGATGGACGATCCTGAGATGGTGTCTTTCCTGCGAGAGAACCTGATGGATCCGTCGTCGCCCAATCCGTCAGTAGAGACCCTGTTGCATGCGTTTCTGCCGGGCAAGTTCGTGGACCATTCCCACGCAACTTCGATCCTCGTTCTGGCAAATCAACCGAATGCATCGGCAATCGGCGCCGAGGTGTTCGGAGATCGGCTTGCCTTGGTTCCTTACGTCATGCCCGGTTACGATCTGTCGATCGAGGCTGCGAAGATCTACCACGACAACCCCGATTGCGAAGGTCTCTGGCTTGATAACCACGGGCTCTTTACCTTCGGTGAGACGGCGCGTGAATCCTATGAACGCATGATCACTTTCGTCACGATGGCGGAAGATTACCTTGCGACACACGGCGCGTCTCTTGCGCCGGCACTCACGAGCGAGGGGAGCGACCCGGCCGCCGACGCCTTTGCCTCTGTCTTGACGTCAGCGGTTTCCGAACTGTTTCCGGAGATGGGCGGCGTTTGCCTCGATTTCCGGACAGACGCGAACATCAGGCGCTACCTTGAGCTTCGGGACTTGGAAGAAGTCTCGGCTCGCGGAACGATTACCCCCGATCACGTGATCCGTGTGAAACCACGTCCGGTCGTTTTCGAGAAAGACCAGGGCCAGAGTGCTGTCGTAAACGCGCTGACAGCCTCTGCGTCGTGGTATCGGGACTACTTCACGCGAAACGCGGGCCGCGCGAGCGAGCCGAAGACAATGCTGGACCCGGCGCCCCGGGTGGCGCTGGTCCGGGGCCTGGGTCTCTTCGGGCTCGGCAAGACCGCGAAGGAGGCCTCTATCGCCGCCGATCTCGCCGTCCAAGGAGCCCGCGTCATCGAAGCCGCTGAAGCATATGGCACCTATCGACCAATCGCAGAGCCGGACCTGTTCGACATGGAATATTGGTCGCTGGAGCAGGCGAAGCTCAAGAACGGCTAA
- a CDS encoding antibiotic biosynthesis monooxygenase, whose translation MFVQIVRINVKPDRVEDFLEAFRINYEGTTKEPGNVRFDVLQDPEDETRFTIYEVFKSAESVDEHRNTDHYKETVARLEDIMTGSRTKEVFDLVMSDKLPA comes from the coding sequence ATGTTTGTTCAAATCGTTCGCATCAACGTGAAACCTGATCGGGTGGAGGATTTCCTCGAAGCGTTCCGGATCAATTACGAAGGGACCACCAAAGAGCCGGGAAATGTGCGGTTCGATGTCCTCCAAGACCCCGAAGACGAGACCCGCTTCACCATCTACGAGGTGTTCAAGTCGGCCGAGTCCGTCGATGAGCATCGCAATACGGACCACTACAAGGAGACCGTGGCGCGGCTCGAGGACATCATGACGGGAAGCCGGACCAAGGAAGTCTTCGATCTCGTGATGTCCGACAAGTTGCCGGCCTGA
- a CDS encoding RbsD/FucU family protein: MRRKGILNVKLSRAISEMGHDDIMLVTDAGFQMDHDERVIDLALTPGVPDLFTVLKSIRGEMWVEEFSMIADAKENNPYAWNGVSEIFPDAKAGTKPNEWFHGDCYRNAKYIVRTGAWMPWGNVALVSGIPVKEWFENTGAPVPASWEERHRLNVEHGQDGVE, encoded by the coding sequence ATGCGCCGCAAAGGCATTCTCAATGTGAAACTCAGCCGGGCGATTTCCGAGATGGGTCATGACGATATCATGCTCGTTACCGATGCCGGCTTCCAGATGGACCATGACGAGCGCGTGATCGATCTGGCGCTTACCCCGGGCGTGCCGGACCTGTTCACGGTGCTCAAGTCGATCCGCGGCGAAATGTGGGTCGAAGAGTTCTCGATGATCGCCGACGCCAAGGAAAACAATCCCTACGCGTGGAATGGCGTGAGCGAGATTTTCCCGGATGCGAAGGCCGGCACCAAGCCGAACGAATGGTTCCACGGCGATTGTTACCGGAATGCGAAGTACATCGTGCGAACCGGTGCGTGGATGCCTTGGGGCAATGTCGCGCTCGTCTCCGGGATCCCGGTCAAGGAGTGGTTCGAGAACACCGGCGCACCTGTGCCGGCGAGCTGGGAAGAACGCCATCGGCTGAACGTCGAGCATGGCCAAGACGGTGTGGAATAA
- a CDS encoding ATP-binding cassette domain-containing protein: protein MSVVLKNITKSYGSVKAIENIDLEIHPGEVIGLLGDNGAGKSTLMKVLAGAVRPNEGSIEVDGKQYDFDGTSDARAAGIEMLYQDLALFDDLPVVMNVFIGREVTNRLGFLKYGEMRRRAMEIIDGFSVRKFDARNPVGHLSGGQRQVSAIARTMAFGSRYIILDEPTSALSPSARDEVLAIVRDLASRGIGVVMVSHDLGHVRRVCDRVAILHLGKMAGVRDMATTSQDEIISLIVDGEAPSAAA from the coding sequence ATGTCTGTGGTGCTGAAGAACATCACGAAGAGCTATGGCTCCGTGAAGGCGATCGAGAATATCGATCTGGAAATCCATCCCGGCGAGGTGATCGGCCTTCTGGGTGACAACGGGGCAGGCAAGTCCACCCTGATGAAAGTGCTCGCCGGTGCGGTACGCCCGAACGAGGGTTCGATCGAAGTCGATGGAAAGCAGTACGACTTCGACGGCACGTCCGACGCACGGGCCGCCGGGATCGAGATGTTGTACCAGGACCTCGCGTTGTTTGACGATCTGCCGGTCGTGATGAACGTGTTCATCGGACGCGAGGTTACCAACCGCCTGGGCTTCTTGAAGTACGGCGAAATGCGCCGCCGCGCGATGGAGATCATCGACGGTTTCTCGGTGCGCAAGTTCGATGCGCGCAACCCGGTCGGTCATCTGTCCGGTGGACAGAGGCAGGTTTCGGCCATTGCCCGGACAATGGCTTTCGGCAGCCGCTACATCATCCTGGACGAGCCCACGTCCGCGCTGTCTCCAAGCGCGCGGGACGAGGTTCTCGCCATTGTGCGCGATCTGGCGTCACGGGGCATCGGCGTCGTGATGGTCAGCCACGATCTTGGCCACGTACGGCGCGTTTGTGACCGCGTGGCGATCCTCCACCTCGGCAAGATGGCGGGTGTGCGCGACATGGCCACCACCAGCCAGGACGAGATCATCTCGCTCATCGTCGACGGCGAGGCGCCCTCCGCCGCCGCCTGA